In one window of Gammaproteobacteria bacterium DNA:
- the aceA gene encoding isocitrate lyase codes for MTSDSDAKKLEKEWSGNPRWRGVKRGYLAEDVVRLRGTVKIEHTLAKQGAAKLWQLTQTEAFVNALGAVTGNQAVQQVKAGLKAIYLSGWQVAADANSAFEMYPDQSLYPVDSVPTVLRKINNALVRADQIQHAEGNDSVDWLVPIIADAEAGFGGVLNAFELMKHMIDGGAAGVHFEDQLSSAKKCGHMGGKVLVSTEEAVQKLIAARLAADIMDVPTFIIARTDALAATLLRSDVDDRDKVFCTGERTPEGFFCLKAGMDQAVARGRAYAPHADLLWCETGTPDLVLAKQFAEGVRKEFPDQLLAYNCSPSFNWKKNLDDATIAKFQRELGAMGYKFQFVTLAGFHALNYSMFHLARGYKDRQMSAYVELQEAEFAEEAHGYTATKHQREVGTGYFDAVTQAISGGKSSLTALDGSTEEDQFDDDKESLTQVAK; via the coding sequence ATGACAAGTGACAGTGATGCAAAAAAACTAGAAAAAGAATGGAGTGGAAACCCTCGATGGCGAGGTGTCAAGCGAGGCTATTTAGCCGAAGACGTGGTGCGGCTGCGTGGCACGGTCAAGATTGAGCATACCTTGGCCAAACAGGGCGCTGCAAAGCTTTGGCAGCTGACCCAGACGGAAGCCTTTGTAAACGCACTGGGTGCCGTGACCGGAAACCAGGCCGTCCAGCAGGTCAAGGCCGGCCTGAAGGCGATTTATCTCAGCGGTTGGCAGGTTGCAGCCGATGCGAACAGTGCTTTCGAGATGTATCCGGACCAGTCCCTGTATCCGGTTGATAGCGTCCCCACGGTGCTCAGAAAAATCAATAATGCGCTCGTTCGTGCCGATCAGATCCAGCATGCCGAAGGGAACGATTCCGTTGACTGGTTGGTGCCCATCATTGCCGATGCCGAGGCGGGATTCGGTGGTGTATTGAACGCGTTTGAGTTGATGAAGCACATGATCGATGGTGGTGCAGCGGGCGTGCATTTTGAAGATCAGCTTTCTTCTGCCAAAAAGTGCGGCCACATGGGTGGCAAGGTTCTGGTCTCGACCGAGGAAGCCGTACAAAAACTTATTGCGGCCCGGCTGGCTGCGGACATCATGGACGTGCCGACCTTTATCATCGCGCGAACCGATGCTCTAGCAGCGACCCTGCTCCGATCCGACGTCGATGATCGCGACAAGGTGTTCTGTACCGGCGAGCGCACGCCGGAGGGCTTCTTCTGTCTCAAAGCGGGCATGGATCAAGCCGTCGCACGAGGACGCGCATATGCACCGCATGCAGATCTGCTCTGGTGCGAAACCGGAACGCCGGACCTTGTGCTTGCAAAACAGTTTGCCGAAGGCGTTCGTAAGGAATTTCCGGATCAGCTGCTGGCGTACAATTGTTCACCTTCGTTTAATTGGAAGAAAAACCTGGACGATGCAACCATCGCCAAGTTCCAGCGTGAACTGGGGGCGATGGGATACAAATTCCAGTTTGTTACCCTGGCCGGATTCCATGCGTTGAACTACAGCATGTTTCACCTTGCGCGTGGCTACAAAGATCGGCAGATGTCGGCATACGTTGAATTGCAAGAGGCCGAGTTTGCCGAGGAAGCTCATGGTTACACCGCAACCAAGCATCAGCGGGAAGTGGGGACCGGCTATTTTGATGCAGTCACTCAGGCAATTTCAGGGGGGAAGTCCTCCCTTACGGCTTTAGATGGCTCTACAGAAGAAGATCAGTTCGACGACGACAAAGAGTCCCTGACGCAAGTCGCCAAGTAG
- a CDS encoding BolA family transcriptional regulator has protein sequence MNEGRIPRIRQRLQESLNPLQLDIEDESPMHVGHAGAEGGGHFHLTIVSERFSGEPPLARHRMVYEALGDLMKTDIHAVSIKAFAPEEINQND, from the coding sequence ATGAACGAAGGCCGCATACCACGCATTCGACAGCGTTTGCAAGAAAGCCTAAACCCCTTGCAGTTGGACATTGAGGACGAGAGCCCGATGCATGTCGGTCATGCAGGCGCAGAAGGAGGGGGTCACTTTCACCTCACCATCGTCTCCGAGCGCTTTTCCGGCGAGCCGCCGCTAGCCCGTCATCGCATGGTGTATGAGGCATTGGGCGATCTGATGAAGACCGACATTCATGCCGTCAGCATCAAAGCCTTTGCACCGGAAGAAATAAATCAAAACGACTAG
- the icd gene encoding NADP-dependent isocitrate dehydrogenase, with amino-acid sequence MPYQHIEVPSVGAQIKVNPDYSLNVPLYPIIPFIEGDGIGIDVTPVMRQVVDAAVAKAYRDKRAIAWMEVYAGDKAIERYGEHDWLPDVTLDAMQQYVVSIKGPLSTPVGEGMRSLNVAIRQKLDLYACVRPIRYFPGTPTPLRHSSATDMVVFRENTEDIYVGIEWPAGSEEVKRVIRFLQGEMGVTQIRFPETSGLGVKPVSREGSARLVRKAIQFAIDQDRRSVTLVHKGNIMKYTEGAFRNWGYEVAMQEFGAVVIDKGPWCRLRNPKTGREIIIKDVIADNFLQQILLKPEEFDVIATLNLNGDYISDALAAQVGGIGIAPGGNVGDGVAVFEATHGSAPKYAGKNRVNPGSMILSSEMMLRYLGWTEAADLIIQGVGGAIASKTVTYDLARVRAGIAARQRDAATGSKRNVADELQRLMPGATLVSCSGFAETVIQYMESPAAGQAASIKTAKRAV; translated from the coding sequence ATGCCCTACCAGCACATTGAAGTACCGAGTGTCGGTGCACAAATTAAGGTTAATCCGGACTACTCCCTCAACGTTCCGCTTTACCCCATCATTCCCTTTATCGAAGGAGATGGCATCGGTATCGATGTGACCCCGGTCATGCGTCAGGTGGTGGACGCGGCTGTTGCCAAGGCCTACAGGGACAAGCGCGCTATCGCGTGGATGGAGGTTTACGCGGGAGACAAGGCAATCGAGCGCTATGGGGAGCACGACTGGTTGCCGGACGTGACCCTGGATGCCATGCAGCAGTATGTCGTCTCCATCAAGGGGCCGTTGAGCACGCCAGTGGGCGAGGGGATGCGGTCGTTGAACGTTGCTATCCGGCAAAAGCTCGACTTGTATGCCTGTGTGCGGCCCATTCGTTACTTTCCGGGCACGCCGACACCGTTGAGGCACTCGTCGGCCACCGACATGGTGGTATTCCGCGAGAATACCGAGGATATCTATGTCGGCATTGAGTGGCCGGCAGGGTCCGAAGAGGTGAAGCGGGTTATTCGCTTTCTCCAAGGGGAAATGGGCGTCACCCAGATCCGTTTCCCTGAGACGTCGGGCCTGGGGGTGAAGCCCGTGTCCCGAGAAGGCTCGGCGCGACTGGTCCGCAAGGCTATCCAGTTTGCGATCGATCAGGATCGCCGGTCGGTCACATTGGTGCACAAGGGCAACATCATGAAGTACACCGAAGGTGCCTTCCGTAACTGGGGTTATGAAGTCGCTATGCAGGAGTTCGGCGCGGTGGTGATCGACAAAGGCCCCTGGTGTCGCTTGAGAAATCCTAAAACTGGGCGCGAGATCATCATTAAAGATGTCATCGCTGACAATTTCCTCCAGCAGATTCTCTTGAAGCCGGAGGAATTCGATGTCATCGCCACCCTGAATCTCAACGGTGACTATATCTCGGACGCGCTGGCGGCCCAGGTCGGCGGTATCGGTATCGCTCCGGGGGGAAACGTCGGTGACGGGGTGGCCGTATTTGAGGCGACCCACGGGAGCGCCCCGAAGTACGCCGGCAAAAACCGCGTCAATCCGGGATCCATGATCCTCTCCTCCGAGATGATGCTGCGTTACCTGGGTTGGACGGAGGCCGCGGATCTAATCATCCAAGGTGTGGGCGGCGCGATTGCGTCGAAGACCGTGACATACGACCTGGCCCGGGTCCGGGCAGGAATCGCAGCCAGGCAGCGGGATGCCGCAACGGGCAGCAAGCGAAACGTGGCGGACGAGTTGCAGCGCTTGATGCCTGGGGCGACGCTTGTGAGTTGCTCCGGGTTTGCGGAGACGGTCATCCAGTATATGGAAAGCCCGGCTGCTGGCCAGGCGGCCAGTATTAAGACCGCCAAGCGGGCAGTGTAG
- a CDS encoding site-specific DNA-methyltransferase: protein MSKPLMSSKATIAWQAENHESRLYCGDQLEVMALLGEESVDCIWTDPPYLLSNDGTTCVAGRRTTVNKGAWDRSQGLMADHEFNKAWLGACYRLLKPSGTIWVTGTLHVYLSVGMAMLELGYRVLNDIVWEKPNPPPNLGCRCFTHATELLLWATKAKKGGGERYTFNYEAMREENSGKQMQNVWRMPPPGASEKRYGKHPTQKPLQLIERCLKASTVVGDQIFDPFAGSGSTGVAAMMLDRRFVGCEVNPKFVQIAVKRLSAIERPRAASAKHKDTA, encoded by the coding sequence TTGAGCAAGCCACTGATGTCATCGAAGGCAACGATCGCCTGGCAGGCGGAAAACCACGAGTCACGATTGTATTGTGGTGACCAGCTCGAGGTCATGGCGCTGCTTGGGGAGGAAAGCGTCGACTGTATCTGGACCGATCCGCCCTATCTACTCTCCAATGACGGGACGACCTGCGTTGCCGGACGCCGTACCACAGTCAACAAAGGTGCGTGGGATCGCAGCCAAGGACTGATGGCGGATCACGAGTTCAACAAAGCGTGGCTTGGCGCCTGCTACCGATTACTAAAGCCTTCCGGGACCATTTGGGTTACCGGTACGCTGCATGTCTATCTCAGCGTCGGCATGGCCATGCTGGAACTGGGCTATCGCGTGCTCAACGATATCGTCTGGGAAAAACCGAATCCGCCCCCAAACCTGGGCTGCCGCTGCTTCACCCACGCCACCGAACTCCTGCTGTGGGCGACGAAGGCAAAAAAAGGGGGTGGGGAGCGCTACACATTCAACTACGAGGCCATGCGCGAGGAAAACAGCGGTAAGCAAATGCAGAATGTGTGGCGTATGCCGCCCCCTGGGGCCTCCGAGAAGCGCTACGGCAAACACCCGACCCAGAAGCCACTCCAGTTGATCGAACGGTGTCTCAAGGCAAGTACCGTTGTGGGCGATCAAATCTTTGACCCGTTTGCGGGCTCTGGCTCCACGGGGGTTGCCGCCATGATGCTGGATCGCCGCTTTGTCGGCTGCGAGGTCAATCCCAAATTTGTTCAGATCGCAGTCAAAAGACTGTCCGCCATCGAGCGCCCAAGGGCCGCCTCTGCAAAGCACAAAGACACGGCATGA
- a CDS encoding YciI family protein, which yields MFYAILSEDVENSLERRKSARTKHRARLQELKDQGRLLLAGPYPRIDSEDPGPAGFSGSLIIAEFDSLDDAQIWADADPYIETGVYKDVAVKPFKKVLP from the coding sequence ATGTTCTATGCTATTTTGAGCGAAGATGTCGAGAACAGTCTGGAGCGGCGCAAGAGTGCGCGCACCAAGCACCGCGCAAGACTGCAGGAGCTCAAAGACCAAGGACGCTTGTTACTCGCAGGGCCATACCCTCGGATCGATTCTGAGGATCCGGGACCTGCGGGCTTTTCTGGGAGCCTGATCATCGCTGAGTTTGACTCCCTGGACGATGCCCAGATCTGGGCAGATGCCGATCCATACATTGAAACAGGCGTCTACAAAGACGTCGCCGTAAAGCCCTTTAAAAAGGTCTTACCGTAA
- a CDS encoding LysR family transcriptional regulator, which translates to MTRFYYRGDRLKQLRAFCYTARAKSMSRAAEQMFLSQPSVSLLIKALERALNVTLFERHGPRIHLTADGKALLEIASPLVEGLDMLPEAFGECRNNALTGELHIAAGESTILYILPKIMKRFTSAYPDIRVKLHNVTGRDGLTLLRANEVDFAVGSMLDVLDDIQYYPIFTYDPILITPKDHPLAKKSDVTLEDISPYGLI; encoded by the coding sequence ATGACCCGCTTTTACTATCGAGGGGACCGGCTGAAGCAGCTTAGGGCCTTCTGCTATACGGCGAGGGCCAAGAGCATGTCGCGGGCCGCCGAGCAGATGTTCCTGAGCCAGCCTTCGGTATCGCTCTTGATTAAGGCCCTGGAGCGAGCGTTGAATGTGACGCTGTTTGAACGCCACGGGCCCCGCATTCACTTGACGGCCGACGGGAAGGCCTTGCTTGAGATCGCTTCCCCACTGGTCGAAGGTCTCGACATGTTACCTGAGGCCTTCGGCGAGTGCCGCAATAACGCGTTGACGGGTGAACTCCACATCGCCGCTGGCGAGTCGACGATCCTCTACATCCTCCCGAAGATCATGAAACGCTTCACTTCGGCCTATCCCGACATCCGCGTCAAGCTCCATAATGTGACGGGAAGAGACGGGCTCACACTGCTACGTGCCAACGAGGTGGACTTTGCTGTGGGGTCGATGCTGGACGTTTTAGATGACATTCAGTATTACCCGATCTTCACCTATGATCCGATTCTCATCACGCCCAAGGATCACCCGCTGGCCAAGAAATCCGACGTCACCTTGGAAGACATCAGCCCCTACGGTCTCATC
- a CDS encoding septation protein A encodes MKFLFDFFPILLFFIAFYIPEDPKQGILLATSVAIVASTAQVGIYWLKFRRVETLHIITFTLILLFGGATLILQDERFIKWKPTAVNWLFATVFLGSQFIGGKNLLRRIMESNVTLPDPVWIRLNLSWVVFFIAMGVANLYVVYNFDTATWVNFKLFGIMGLTLMFVVGQAIYMARYIDQPQDTKD; translated from the coding sequence ATGAAATTTCTATTCGACTTTTTTCCGATCCTTCTGTTTTTCATCGCCTTTTACATCCCCGAGGATCCAAAGCAGGGGATTTTACTGGCGACATCCGTGGCTATTGTTGCGTCCACGGCTCAGGTCGGGATCTATTGGCTTAAGTTTCGCCGCGTCGAGACTTTGCACATCATTACCTTCACATTAATCCTCTTGTTCGGTGGCGCTACGCTCATCTTGCAAGATGAGCGATTCATCAAGTGGAAACCTACGGCCGTCAACTGGCTCTTTGCGACTGTATTTCTTGGCAGTCAGTTCATCGGCGGGAAGAATTTGCTGCGACGTATCATGGAGAGCAACGTCACTCTGCCGGACCCAGTATGGATACGGCTCAACTTGAGCTGGGTCGTGTTCTTTATTGCAATGGGAGTTGCCAATCTCTATGTGGTTTATAACTTTGATACCGCCACGTGGGTAAATTTCAAACTCTTCGGCATCATGGGATTGACCTTAATGTTTGTGGTCGGCCAAGCGATTTACATGGCCCGCTATATTGACCAGCCGCAAGATACGAAAGATTAA
- the dapE gene encoding succinyl-diaminopimelate desuccinylase — protein sequence MSVTSELAIELMRRASLTPDDAGCQAFLGQRLVEVGFVIEPLRYGEVDNLWAWHGKGQPLFVFVGHTDVVPPGPLDAWDSDPFVPQVRDGYLYGRGAADMKGSLAAMVSAATRYVLQFPKHRGTVGFIITSDEEGPSVDGTTKVIRHLNDRDLTIDWCLVGEPSCHKELGDVIKNGRRGSLNGKLTIKGVQGHAAYPDRVVNPVHRFAPVMAELCRTTWDEGNESFPPTTFQISNINAGTGADNVTPAALEVMFNFRYSTETTHEELAERVTALLNRYENDYELTWHLSGEPFLSVKGPLTEATRSAIFEATGIKAQLNTAGGTSDGRFIAPTGAEVVELGPVNDTIHKINECVRLEDLDTLSTIYERVLEKLLA from the coding sequence ATGAGCGTCACATCGGAACTGGCCATAGAGCTGATGAGGCGCGCGTCTCTCACGCCCGACGATGCCGGCTGCCAAGCGTTTCTGGGCCAGCGCCTCGTTGAGGTCGGTTTTGTCATTGAGCCCTTGCGCTATGGCGAGGTGGATAACCTCTGGGCATGGCACGGGAAGGGTCAGCCGCTATTTGTTTTTGTCGGGCACACGGATGTTGTGCCCCCCGGCCCCCTGGATGCCTGGGATTCAGACCCCTTCGTGCCCCAAGTGCGTGATGGCTACTTGTACGGGCGCGGTGCCGCCGATATGAAAGGCAGTCTCGCCGCCATGGTGAGCGCTGCCACGCGCTATGTCCTGCAATTTCCCAAGCATCGCGGGACCGTTGGGTTCATCATCACCAGTGATGAGGAAGGGCCGTCTGTGGATGGGACCACCAAGGTGATTCGGCACCTGAACGACCGGGATCTCACCATCGACTGGTGTCTGGTGGGCGAGCCGTCCTGCCATAAAGAGCTGGGCGATGTCATCAAGAACGGGCGCCGGGGCTCATTGAACGGCAAGTTGACGATCAAGGGCGTGCAGGGCCATGCCGCTTATCCGGATCGGGTCGTCAACCCGGTGCACCGCTTCGCCCCGGTCATGGCAGAACTCTGCAGGACCACCTGGGATGAGGGGAATGAATCCTTTCCTCCCACCACCTTTCAGATCTCCAACATCAATGCGGGCACCGGGGCCGACAACGTCACGCCGGCGGCCTTAGAGGTGATGTTCAATTTTCGCTATTCCACCGAAACCACCCACGAGGAACTCGCCGAGCGTGTCACGGCACTCCTAAATCGCTATGAAAACGACTATGAGCTTACCTGGCACCTGTCCGGTGAGCCCTTTCTCTCAGTCAAAGGCCCATTGACCGAGGCGACGCGATCAGCCATTTTTGAGGCCACGGGCATTAAGGCCCAACTCAACACAGCCGGTGGGACGTCCGATGGGCGCTTTATCGCGCCCACCGGGGCGGAGGTCGTGGAACTGGGCCCGGTCAATGACACCATCCATAAAATCAATGAGTGTGTCCGCCTGGAAGATCTGGACACACTTTCCACTATCTACGAGCGGGTTTTGGAGAAGTTACTCGCCTGA